A window from Hymenobacter volaticus encodes these proteins:
- a CDS encoding peptidoglycan D,D-transpeptidase FtsI family protein, which produces MSLLTVFLVLTAYLSPQQQTDALIQAPDTSIVYTKRRIVLPEVPQRGRILDRHDSVLVATRLQYLLKLPRRPPLDTLALGQLLGWGPTTMRKRIADALPYEEAPAGYPVQLRLTAAEAARVRRKSREWPDLTLTEGRQRTYTTSVGAHVLGYMGAEAEAFYNQAKRYRRGRFYQLRNGGIEGYYNGILNGRRGILHPLVDEQGQTQGSWAPDTAFQQGQDLHLTLDVKLQAYTEQLLGRRKGYLVALDPRTGEILAYVSAPIYKPATITAPDLAGVRAKLLQQEGMPLLNRPAMRANPPGSVFKLINAAVALQLGSISPTTGFRCDQKLVNCVHRHPAPNNLTAGLKYSCNPYFYQVLGKVINYVPDSLVQDTVAARHANLAQWRRYVRSFGLDSVLGVDIPREAPGFLPTPEYYDKARGTTSWRYRSIYSLSIGQGEINLTGLQMANMAAIIANRGWYYPPHLVSSIGTGGPLPQFTEKRYTLIDSVHFAALVPGMVAVMQRGGTADASSLEDVGITIAGKTGTVENDEGDDHAAFVGFAPADNPQIAVAVYIENGGFGADAAAPCAALVMEKYLRGSIAPKRKRWEARIQNRARHGY; this is translated from the coding sequence ATGAGTCTACTCACAGTGTTTTTGGTGCTGACCGCCTACTTATCGCCTCAGCAGCAAACTGACGCACTGATTCAGGCTCCCGATACGAGCATAGTGTACACCAAGCGGCGCATTGTGCTACCCGAGGTACCGCAGCGTGGCCGCATCCTCGACCGCCACGACTCGGTATTAGTAGCTACCCGTCTGCAATACCTGTTGAAGCTGCCACGCCGCCCGCCACTCGACACCTTGGCGCTAGGCCAGCTGCTCGGCTGGGGGCCCACGACCATGCGGAAGCGCATTGCCGATGCCCTGCCATATGAAGAAGCCCCGGCGGGCTATCCGGTCCAACTCCGCCTTACGGCCGCCGAAGCGGCGCGGGTACGCCGTAAAAGCCGCGAATGGCCTGACCTTACCCTGACGGAAGGCCGCCAGCGTACCTACACTACTAGCGTGGGCGCTCATGTGCTGGGCTACATGGGCGCCGAGGCCGAGGCCTTCTACAACCAAGCCAAGCGCTACCGCCGCGGCCGTTTCTACCAGCTGCGTAACGGTGGCATCGAGGGGTACTACAACGGCATACTCAACGGGCGCCGGGGTATTCTACATCCCTTGGTGGATGAGCAAGGCCAGACACAGGGTAGTTGGGCACCCGACACCGCCTTTCAGCAAGGTCAGGACCTGCACCTGACCCTTGATGTGAAACTACAGGCGTACACCGAACAACTCCTAGGCCGCCGCAAGGGCTACCTAGTAGCCCTCGACCCGCGCACTGGCGAAATCCTAGCCTACGTGTCGGCCCCTATCTACAAGCCCGCTACCATTACGGCCCCCGATCTGGCCGGGGTGCGCGCCAAGCTATTGCAACAGGAAGGCATGCCGCTACTCAACCGGCCGGCGATGCGCGCCAACCCGCCTGGCTCGGTGTTTAAGCTAATAAACGCTGCGGTGGCCTTGCAACTAGGTTCTATCAGCCCCACCACCGGTTTCCGTTGCGACCAGAAGCTGGTGAACTGCGTGCATCGCCACCCTGCGCCCAACAACCTAACCGCCGGGCTGAAGTACAGCTGCAACCCCTACTTCTATCAGGTACTGGGGAAAGTCATCAACTACGTGCCCGATAGTCTGGTGCAGGATACCGTAGCTGCCCGCCACGCCAACCTAGCCCAGTGGCGCCGCTACGTCCGCTCGTTTGGTCTGGACTCGGTGCTGGGGGTGGACATACCACGCGAGGCGCCTGGTTTCCTGCCCACCCCTGAATATTACGACAAGGCCCGGGGCACTACCAGCTGGCGGTACCGCTCTATCTACTCGCTCAGCATTGGGCAGGGCGAAATCAACCTGACGGGCCTACAAATGGCCAACATGGCCGCCATCATTGCCAATCGGGGTTGGTATTACCCACCTCACCTGGTAAGCAGCATCGGCACGGGAGGACCACTGCCGCAGTTTACCGAAAAGCGCTATACCCTTATCGATAGTGTGCACTTTGCGGCGTTAGTACCCGGCATGGTAGCCGTGATGCAGCGCGGCGGCACCGCCGATGCCTCTAGCCTGGAAGATGTAGGCATTACGATAGCTGGCAAAACCGGCACCGTAGAAAACGACGAGGGCGACGACCACGCCGCCTTCGTCGGCTTCGCTCCAGCCGACAACCCCCAGATTGCTGTAGCAGTGTACATTGAGAATGGGGGCTTTGGGGCTGATGCCGCCGCGCCTTGTGCTGCACTGGTTATGGAGAAGTACCTGCGCGGCAGCATCGCGCCAAAGCGCAAACGGTGGGAAGCGCGCATCCAGAATCGGGCCCGACACGGGTATTGA
- a CDS encoding GlcG/HbpS family heme-binding protein, with the protein MGITLKQAQTAVQAAHEKAIEMGVKMNIAVVDSGANLVAFIRMDDAWLGSLDISIKKAKTARFFDMPTGAIGGLSQPGGSLYNIEHSNGGLITFPGGIPIKNSEGQIFGAIGVSGSTVEDDHAVAEAGVRALEGQ; encoded by the coding sequence ATGGGCATCACCCTCAAACAAGCACAAACCGCCGTACAGGCCGCACACGAAAAGGCCATCGAAATGGGCGTCAAGATGAATATTGCCGTAGTTGACTCCGGCGCTAATCTGGTGGCTTTCATCCGCATGGATGATGCGTGGCTAGGCTCGCTTGACATTTCCATCAAGAAAGCCAAGACGGCTCGGTTCTTTGATATGCCTACCGGCGCAATTGGTGGCCTTTCGCAACCAGGGGGCTCTCTCTACAACATAGAGCATTCCAATGGGGGCCTTATCACCTTCCCCGGAGGTATTCCTATCAAAAACAGCGAAGGGCAAATTTTTGGCGCTATTGGCGTATCGGGCAGCACTGTGGAAGATGACCATGCCGTAGCCGAAGCAGGTGTACGCGCTCTAGAGGGACAATAA
- a CDS encoding bifunctional 5,10-methylenetetrahydrofolate dehydrogenase/5,10-methenyltetrahydrofolate cyclohydrolase, with product MTTAPEATTYRLIDGKQTAEDIKVEIAAEVEALKAAGQKVPHLAAILVGHDGGSETYVRNKVLACERVGFESTLLRYEDDITEAELLAKVEELNQDASIDGFIVQLPLPRHISSEKVIESIRPEKDVDGFHPMNIGRMVAGLPALLPATPSGIVELLRRYELPTDGKHCVVIGRSNIVGTPVSILLAKNLEPGNCTVTLCHSRTRDLASITKTADILVAALGRPEFVTADMVKPGAVVIDVGTTRVEDTTRKSGWALKGDVNFAAVAPLTSYITPVPGGVGPMTIAMLLLNTLKACKGDVYPR from the coding sequence ATGACCACAGCACCCGAAGCCACTACCTACCGCCTCATCGACGGCAAGCAGACTGCCGAGGACATCAAAGTTGAAATTGCTGCCGAAGTAGAAGCTCTTAAAGCGGCTGGACAGAAAGTACCGCATTTGGCCGCCATCTTGGTTGGTCACGACGGCGGCTCTGAAACGTACGTTCGCAACAAAGTGCTAGCCTGCGAACGAGTTGGATTCGAGAGTACATTGCTGCGCTACGAAGACGACATCACCGAAGCGGAACTGCTCGCTAAGGTGGAAGAGTTGAATCAAGATGCTAGCATTGATGGCTTCATTGTGCAGCTGCCGCTACCCCGCCATATCTCTTCGGAGAAGGTGATTGAATCTATTCGGCCCGAGAAAGATGTAGATGGTTTTCACCCCATGAACATCGGCCGGATGGTGGCTGGCTTGCCAGCCTTACTGCCAGCTACTCCCTCGGGTATTGTGGAGCTATTACGGCGCTACGAGTTGCCTACCGATGGCAAACACTGCGTAGTGATTGGGCGTAGTAACATCGTAGGTACACCAGTTAGCATACTGCTTGCTAAGAACTTAGAGCCAGGTAACTGCACCGTTACTTTATGTCATTCTCGTACCCGAGATTTAGCGAGCATCACCAAGACTGCTGACATCTTAGTGGCCGCTTTGGGCCGCCCGGAATTCGTAACGGCCGACATGGTGAAGCCCGGTGCAGTGGTTATCGACGTAGGCACTACGCGGGTAGAGGACACAACTCGTAAGTCGGGTTGGGCATTGAAAGGAGACGTGAACTTTGCGGCCGTGGCACCACTCACGTCCTACATCACGCCGGTACCGGGTGGGGTCGGTCCTATGACGATTGCCATGTTATTACTCAACACCTTAAAGGCTTGTAAAGGCGATGTTTATCCGCGTTAG
- a CDS encoding methylmalonyl-CoA mutase family protein, translated as MSVAPVAPYKPLNHVRIVTAAALFDGHDAAINIMRRIIQSSGAEVIHLGHNRSVQEIVDCAIQEDAQAIAITSYQGGHNEYFKYMYDLLQERGAGHVKIFGGGGGVILPSEIEELQQHGITRIYSPDDGRAMGLQGMINDLLERSDFPTGQNLNGEAGHVKEKDARSIGRLISAAENFPQEFERVKGQLISEFQKSEGEADQRIDSTPTENQKAPILGITGTGGAGKSSLVDELVRRFLLDFPEKTIAIISVDPSKRKTGGALLGDRIRMNAINSPRVYMRSLATRQSNLALSKYVQDAVDVVRAADFDLIILETSGIGQSDTEIIEHSDASLYVMTPEYGAATQLEKIDMLDFADVIALNKFDKRGALDALRDVRKQYQRNHGLWDKPLDDMPVFGTIASQFNDPGMNRLYRALLATVEQKTGVPFASQLATTKEDSEKIYIIPPHRTRYLSEITETIHQYDQWVDKQSAVAQQLFGLREAIGAVESLGANATSGGSGAGDGSHGVAPAALVAGLESTFEEVKLRLDGQNWKLLETWPQKVAAYKAPEFVFKVRDKEIRIQTHTTSLSNQQIPKVSLPRYTAWGDLLRWQLQENVPGEFPYTAGVFPFKREGEDPTRMFAGEGGPERTNRRFHYVSAGLPAKRLSTAFDSVTLYGEDPDHRPDIYGKIGNAGVSIACLDDAKKLYSGFNLANPSTSVSMTINGPAAQLAAFFMNAAIDQQCELYIKEQGLEAEVDAKINQLYQEKGLVRPSYQGELPAGNDGLGLMLLGVTGDQVLPADVYATIKARTLSQVRGTVQADILKEDQAQNTCIFSTEFALRLMGDVQEYFIKEKVRNFYSVSISGYHIAEAGANPLTQLALTLSNGFTFVEYYVSRGMDVNDFAPNLSFFFSNGIDPEYAVIGRVARRIWAKAMKLKYGANARSQMLKYHIQTSGRSLHAQEIDFNDIRTTLQALYAIYDNCNSLHTNAYDEAITTPTEESVRRAMAIQLIINRELGLAKNENPLQGSFIIEELTDLVEEAVLMEFDRITERGGVLGAMETMYQRGKIQEESMHYEMLKHTGEYPIIGVNTFLSSKGSPTVIPAEVIRATEEEKQYQITMLQNLHARNQGTAEQRLKQLQQIAIANGNLFEELMETVKFCSLGQITNALFEVGGQYRRNM; from the coding sequence ATGTCAGTAGCTCCCGTAGCTCCGTATAAGCCTTTAAACCACGTTCGTATCGTGACGGCGGCGGCCCTCTTTGATGGGCACGACGCCGCCATCAATATCATGCGCCGCATTATTCAGAGCAGCGGCGCCGAAGTTATTCACCTGGGCCACAACCGCTCGGTGCAGGAAATCGTGGATTGCGCCATTCAGGAAGATGCGCAGGCCATTGCCATTACCTCGTACCAAGGCGGCCACAACGAGTACTTCAAGTACATGTACGACCTACTCCAGGAGCGCGGCGCGGGTCACGTCAAGATTTTCGGTGGCGGCGGCGGCGTGATTCTGCCTTCCGAAATTGAGGAGTTGCAGCAGCACGGCATCACCCGCATCTACTCCCCTGACGATGGCCGGGCCATGGGCTTGCAAGGCATGATTAACGATTTGCTGGAGCGCTCCGACTTCCCAACCGGCCAAAACCTGAATGGCGAAGCCGGCCACGTAAAAGAGAAAGACGCCCGCAGCATAGGCCGCCTGATTTCGGCCGCCGAGAACTTTCCACAAGAGTTCGAGCGGGTGAAAGGCCAGCTGATTTCCGAGTTCCAGAAATCAGAAGGCGAGGCCGATCAGCGTATCGACTCCACTCCTACTGAAAACCAAAAGGCGCCTATCCTGGGCATCACCGGTACGGGCGGCGCGGGCAAATCGTCGTTGGTGGATGAGCTGGTGCGGCGCTTCCTGCTGGACTTCCCTGAAAAAACCATTGCTATTATATCTGTTGACCCGAGCAAGCGCAAAACCGGCGGTGCCCTGCTCGGCGACCGTATTCGGATGAACGCCATCAACTCGCCGCGGGTGTACATGCGCAGCCTCGCTACGCGCCAGAGCAACCTCGCGCTGAGCAAGTACGTGCAGGACGCCGTGGATGTGGTGCGCGCTGCCGATTTCGACCTGATTATCCTGGAAACGTCCGGCATCGGCCAGTCCGACACCGAAATCATCGAGCATTCTGATGCCAGCCTCTATGTGATGACGCCTGAGTACGGCGCGGCCACGCAGCTAGAGAAAATTGACATGCTCGATTTCGCCGACGTTATTGCTCTCAACAAGTTCGACAAGCGCGGGGCGCTGGACGCGCTGCGCGACGTGCGCAAGCAGTACCAGCGCAACCACGGCCTCTGGGACAAGCCGCTGGACGACATGCCCGTTTTCGGCACCATCGCCTCGCAGTTCAACGACCCCGGCATGAACCGGCTGTACCGGGCGCTGCTCGCTACCGTAGAACAGAAAACCGGCGTGCCGTTCGCCTCGCAGCTCGCAACCACGAAGGAGGACTCCGAGAAGATTTACATCATTCCGCCGCACCGCACGCGGTACCTTTCCGAAATCACCGAAACCATCCATCAATATGACCAGTGGGTTGATAAACAATCGGCAGTGGCCCAGCAACTCTTTGGACTCCGAGAAGCCATCGGAGCCGTTGAAAGCCTCGGCGCAAACGCCACCAGTGGAGGATCTGGCGCTGGGGACGGCAGCCACGGAGTCGCACCAGCTGCACTCGTGGCCGGCCTGGAGAGCACCTTCGAAGAGGTCAAGCTTCGGCTGGACGGACAGAACTGGAAACTTCTGGAGACCTGGCCGCAAAAGGTAGCCGCCTACAAAGCGCCGGAGTTTGTGTTCAAGGTGCGCGACAAGGAAATCCGCATCCAGACGCATACTACTAGCCTTTCTAATCAGCAGATTCCGAAGGTAAGCCTCCCCCGCTACACCGCGTGGGGCGACTTGCTGCGTTGGCAGCTTCAGGAAAACGTGCCCGGCGAATTCCCTTACACCGCCGGCGTGTTCCCGTTCAAGCGCGAAGGCGAAGACCCGACCCGCATGTTTGCCGGTGAAGGCGGCCCCGAGCGTACCAACCGTCGCTTCCACTACGTATCGGCGGGCTTGCCGGCCAAGCGCCTGAGCACGGCCTTCGACTCGGTGACGCTCTACGGCGAGGACCCCGACCACCGGCCCGACATCTACGGCAAAATTGGAAACGCCGGCGTGAGCATCGCCTGCCTCGACGACGCCAAGAAGCTGTACTCCGGCTTCAACCTCGCCAACCCGAGCACATCGGTGTCGATGACCATCAACGGCCCCGCCGCGCAACTTGCGGCCTTCTTCATGAACGCCGCCATCGACCAGCAATGCGAGCTTTATATTAAGGAGCAGGGTCTGGAAGCGGAAGTTGACGCCAAGATCAACCAGCTGTACCAGGAGAAGGGCTTGGTGCGCCCGAGCTACCAAGGCGAGCTACCGGCTGGCAACGACGGCCTCGGTCTGATGCTGCTCGGCGTAACCGGCGACCAGGTGCTGCCCGCCGACGTGTACGCTACCATCAAGGCGCGCACGCTCAGCCAGGTGCGCGGCACCGTGCAGGCCGACATTCTGAAGGAAGACCAGGCGCAGAACACCTGCATCTTCTCTACCGAGTTTGCCTTGCGCCTGATGGGCGACGTGCAGGAATACTTCATCAAGGAGAAGGTCCGCAACTTCTACTCGGTGTCGATTTCGGGCTACCACATTGCTGAGGCCGGCGCCAATCCGCTCACGCAGTTGGCCCTCACGCTCAGCAACGGCTTCACGTTTGTGGAGTACTACGTGAGCCGGGGCATGGACGTGAACGACTTCGCGCCCAACCTGTCGTTCTTCTTCTCCAACGGCATCGACCCGGAGTACGCGGTAATTGGCCGCGTGGCGCGCCGCATCTGGGCCAAGGCCATGAAGCTGAAGTACGGTGCGAACGCCCGCTCGCAGATGTTGAAGTACCACATCCAGACCAGCGGCCGGAGCCTACACGCCCAGGAAATCGACTTCAACGATATCCGCACCACGTTGCAGGCCCTCTATGCTATCTACGACAACTGCAACTCCCTGCACACCAACGCCTACGACGAGGCCATCACCACGCCCACCGAGGAATCGGTGCGCCGGGCCATGGCCATCCAGCTCATCATCAACCGAGAACTAGGCTTGGCCAAAAACGAAAATCCGCTGCAAGGTTCCTTCATCATCGAGGAGCTAACCGACCTGGTGGAAGAAGCCGTGCTGATGGAATTTGACCGTATCACGGAGCGTGGCGGCGTGCTCGGGGCCATGGAGACCATGTACCAGCGCGGCAAGATTCAGGAGGAAAGCATGCACTACGAGATGCTGAAACACACCGGCGAGTACCCCATCATCGGTGTGAACACCTTCCTCTCCTCGAAAGGGTCGCCCACGGTCATTCCGGCCGAAGTAATCCGCGCCACAGAAGAGGAAAAGCAGTATCAGATTACGATGCTCCAGAACCTGCACGCCCGCAACCAAGGCACCGCCGAGCAGCGCCTGAAGCAGCTGCAACAAATAGCCATTGCCAACGGCAACCTCTTCGAGGAACTCATGGAAACCGTGAAATTCTGCTCCCTCGGCCAGATTACGAATGCCTTATTCGAAGTCGGGGGCCAGTACAGAAGGAATATGTAA
- the lepA gene encoding translation elongation factor 4: MKNIRNFCIIAHIDHGKSTLADRLLEFTSTVAKRDMQAQLLDNMDLERERGITIKSHAIQMQFPYKGETYTLNLIDTPGHVDFSYEVSRSIAACEGALLIVDASQGIEAQTISNLYLAIGADLEIIPVLNKIDLPHAMPEEVSDEIVDLIGCDIEDIIHASGKTGIGIENILNAIVERVPAPKGDPEAPLQALIFDSVFNSYRGIEVLFRIKNGTMRKGDKLRFMATGKEYGADEIGILGLNQEPRPEIAAGNVGYLISGIKEAREVKVGDTITHVVNPTKEAIQGFADVKPMVFAGIYPVDTTEYEELRSCMEKLQLNDASLVWEPETSVALGFGFRCGFLGMLHMEIVQERLEREFGMTVITTVPSVQFHAIGTKDQMLTINAPSEMPEPNMIKLIEEPYIKAQIITAADYVGPIITLCMEKRGIIKGQSYLTSERVEMSFELPLSEIVFDFFDKLKTISRGYASLDYELIGFRESDMVKLDIMLNGEKVDALSAIVHRSKSYDWGRRLCEKLRELLPRQMFEIAIQASIGQKIIARETVKALRKNVIAKCYGGDISRKRKLLEKQKEGKKRMRQVGSVEIPQEAFLAVLKID; this comes from the coding sequence GTGAAGAACATTCGCAATTTCTGCATCATTGCTCATATTGACCACGGCAAAAGCACGCTGGCTGACCGTCTGTTGGAGTTCACCAGCACGGTGGCCAAGCGCGATATGCAAGCCCAGCTGCTCGACAACATGGACCTGGAGCGGGAGCGGGGCATTACCATCAAGAGCCACGCCATTCAGATGCAGTTTCCCTACAAGGGCGAAACCTACACGCTGAACCTGATTGATACTCCCGGTCACGTTGACTTTAGTTACGAAGTATCCCGTAGTATTGCCGCCTGCGAAGGTGCCCTGCTTATCGTTGACGCTTCCCAAGGCATCGAGGCCCAAACAATTTCCAACCTGTACCTAGCCATTGGCGCCGACCTGGAAATTATCCCCGTCCTCAACAAGATTGACTTGCCCCACGCCATGCCCGAGGAAGTGTCCGACGAAATCGTGGACCTTATCGGCTGTGACATTGAAGACATCATTCATGCCTCCGGCAAAACCGGCATTGGCATTGAAAATATTCTGAACGCCATTGTCGAGCGGGTTCCAGCTCCGAAAGGTGACCCAGAAGCCCCACTGCAAGCCCTGATTTTCGACTCGGTTTTTAATTCTTACCGGGGTATTGAGGTTCTGTTCCGCATCAAGAACGGCACCATGCGCAAAGGCGACAAGCTGCGCTTTATGGCTACCGGCAAGGAATACGGCGCCGACGAAATTGGCATTCTCGGCCTCAATCAGGAGCCTCGCCCCGAAATTGCAGCGGGCAACGTAGGCTACCTTATTTCGGGCATCAAGGAAGCACGCGAAGTGAAAGTGGGTGATACCATTACGCACGTTGTGAATCCGACCAAAGAGGCTATCCAGGGTTTTGCCGACGTGAAGCCAATGGTATTTGCCGGCATCTATCCTGTAGATACCACCGAGTACGAGGAGTTGCGCTCTTGCATGGAAAAGCTTCAGCTCAACGATGCATCCTTGGTGTGGGAACCTGAAACCTCCGTAGCGCTAGGCTTCGGCTTCCGGTGCGGCTTCCTAGGCATGCTGCACATGGAAATTGTGCAGGAGCGTCTAGAGCGGGAGTTCGGCATGACGGTAATCACCACCGTGCCATCGGTGCAATTCCATGCCATTGGCACCAAAGATCAGATGCTGACCATCAACGCGCCGTCGGAAATGCCGGAGCCGAACATGATCAAGCTGATCGAGGAGCCCTACATCAAAGCACAGATTATCACGGCCGCTGACTACGTAGGCCCGATTATCACGCTTTGCATGGAAAAGCGCGGCATCATCAAAGGCCAGAGCTATTTGACTTCGGAGCGGGTAGAAATGAGCTTCGAGTTGCCCCTATCGGAAATCGTGTTCGATTTTTTCGACAAGCTCAAAACCATCAGCCGCGGTTATGCTTCGCTCGACTACGAACTGATTGGTTTCCGCGAGTCGGACATGGTGAAGCTTGATATCATGCTCAACGGCGAGAAGGTAGATGCCTTGTCGGCCATTGTACACCGCTCCAAGAGCTACGATTGGGGCCGCCGCCTCTGCGAAAAGCTTCGCGAGCTGCTGCCTCGTCAGATGTTTGAAATTGCCATCCAGGCCAGCATTGGGCAGAAGATCATTGCCCGTGAAACTGTGAAGGCGTTGCGCAAAAACGTAATTGCCAAGTGCTACGGCGGCGACATCAGCCGGAAGCGTAAGCTGCTCGAAAAGCAGAAAGAAGGTAAAAAGCGGATGCGCCAAGTAGGCTCCGTAGAAATACCACAAGAAGCTTTCTTGGCCGTACTTAAAATTGATTGA
- a CDS encoding DUF1572 family protein, which produces MLTDTLRLLFRRDLNRVKQELALYNDEEKIWHIEKGIANSAGNLSLHLIGNLNTYIGAELGGIPYVRHRELEFSLKNVARQELLEKLDETTSIVDVSLSKVGLEVMAQEYPILVFENKTSTEYFLVHLAAHLTYHLGQINYHRRLLDSVQP; this is translated from the coding sequence ATGCTCACTGATACCTTACGCCTACTCTTCCGACGTGACCTGAACCGAGTGAAGCAGGAGCTTGCGTTATATAACGATGAGGAAAAGATCTGGCACATTGAAAAAGGCATAGCCAATTCTGCGGGCAATCTGTCCCTGCATTTAATTGGCAATCTTAACACCTATATCGGAGCCGAGTTGGGCGGCATACCCTACGTTCGGCACCGCGAGCTGGAGTTTTCGCTGAAGAACGTGGCTCGTCAGGAGTTGCTGGAGAAGCTGGATGAAACCACTAGCATCGTGGATGTATCGCTGAGCAAGGTGGGTTTAGAAGTGATGGCGCAGGAATATCCTATTCTGGTTTTCGAGAACAAGACATCGACAGAGTATTTCCTGGTTCATCTGGCGGCTCATCTAACGTATCACTTGGGCCAGATCAATTATCATAGACGCTTGCTCGACTCCGTACAGCCTTAA
- a CDS encoding carboxypeptidase-like regulatory domain-containing protein, giving the protein MLLVFLLSISVHLAQAQTKILEGQVLNSRTGEPVPFATLGVPGRGLGTVADEQGRYLLRLPPSLSDTLIVSCVGFSSAVISPTALAAGKRVFQLAPQEHVLSEIKVEHRRMRPALLGNTKSKGDIFWMGGSSGKRTVDTEWGWEFGALLKPVRKTYLEEFHMYLSANNYELLRFRLNLYAVEQGRPGRALLSQDIQLVCTKQQQGWLTVDLRPYEVLLEAQPVMATVQWLQSEKTDPEDKYFSIPVMRQSRQIMVERENSQAAWTVHDMQPSLYFTVMTE; this is encoded by the coding sequence TTGCTTTTAGTCTTTCTGCTAAGCATCAGCGTTCATCTAGCGCAGGCCCAAACCAAGATACTCGAAGGGCAGGTGCTCAACTCACGCACAGGTGAACCAGTCCCCTTCGCCACGTTAGGTGTTCCGGGCCGAGGCCTTGGCACCGTTGCCGATGAACAAGGGCGCTACTTGTTGCGCCTCCCTCCTAGTTTAAGCGACACGCTTATTGTGTCGTGCGTCGGCTTTTCCTCGGCAGTTATATCCCCCACTGCGTTAGCTGCCGGGAAACGCGTATTTCAACTTGCCCCGCAAGAGCACGTGCTGAGTGAAATAAAAGTGGAGCATCGCCGCATGCGCCCTGCCCTGCTAGGCAATACCAAATCCAAGGGCGACATATTTTGGATGGGAGGCTCCAGCGGCAAAAGAACCGTAGACACCGAATGGGGCTGGGAATTTGGTGCGTTGCTGAAGCCAGTTAGGAAGACCTACTTAGAGGAGTTCCACATGTATTTGTCGGCCAACAACTATGAGTTGCTTCGGTTTCGGCTGAACCTGTATGCTGTAGAGCAGGGACGGCCGGGACGGGCACTGCTGTCGCAGGATATTCAATTGGTGTGCACCAAGCAGCAACAAGGCTGGCTTACCGTGGATTTGCGACCGTATGAGGTGCTATTGGAAGCACAGCCCGTCATGGCAACTGTGCAGTGGCTGCAAAGCGAAAAGACAGATCCAGAAGACAAATACTTCTCCATCCCTGTGATGCGCCAGTCACGGCAAATCATGGTTGAACGCGAGAACAGCCAAGCCGCCTGGACCGTTCACGACATGCAGCCGAGCCTGTACTTCACAGTCATGACGGAATAG
- a CDS encoding Uma2 family endonuclease has translation MRPTITEDVITLRSPVLANMSDDEFFDFCQLNSDLRIERTANHEILLMSPTGSRSGKRNARLAFQLGKWCEQHPNLGEYFDSNTGFTLPDTSVLSPDASWVSAEKWNALTTEQQDKFAPVCPEFVVELKSSSDSTKTLQAKMLDWLRNGVQLAWLVVPETETAYIYRPGQPEPEVVQGFDNELSGEDILPGFRLRLAELR, from the coding sequence ATGCGCCCTACTATCACCGAAGATGTTATTACACTGCGCAGCCCGGTGCTGGCGAATATGTCGGACGACGAATTTTTCGACTTCTGCCAATTGAATTCCGATCTGCGTATTGAGCGTACGGCCAACCACGAAATTCTACTTATGTCGCCTACTGGCAGCCGCTCTGGCAAACGGAATGCTCGCCTAGCTTTTCAATTGGGTAAATGGTGTGAACAGCACCCGAACTTAGGTGAATACTTTGACTCAAACACCGGCTTTACACTCCCCGACACGTCCGTGTTATCGCCGGACGCTTCTTGGGTTTCCGCCGAGAAGTGGAATGCGTTGACTACAGAGCAGCAGGATAAGTTTGCGCCAGTTTGCCCGGAGTTTGTAGTAGAATTGAAATCATCTTCAGATTCCACGAAAACGCTGCAAGCAAAAATGCTCGACTGGCTACGCAACGGCGTGCAGCTCGCATGGCTAGTAGTACCCGAGACGGAAACCGCCTACATCTACCGCCCCGGCCAGCCGGAACCAGAAGTAGTGCAAGGCTTTGACAATGAGCTATCCGGTGAAGACATATTGCCAGGATTTAGGCTGCGGCTGGCGGAGTTACGGTAA